In Chryseobacterium scophthalmum, the genomic stretch GAAAATCTTATTTTATCAGCAGTAAAACAATCTATCAAACATCCTGAAGAAAATATATTACAAAATTTTGCAGATAATGATATTTTGAAAATTTCAAAAATATGCAAATCTGTAAGTAGAGAAAGACATCGAATGACTGCTTTTGTACGGTTTGAAAAATTACAAGATGATATTTATTTTGCGAAAATTGATCCTGATTTTAATGTTTTACCTTTGATCAGAAAACATTTTAAAGACCGTTACGCAGACCAAAAATGGATGATTTATGATTTGAGAAGACATTATGGTTTGTTGTATGATTTAGAAAACTGTGAATTCTTTTATCCAAATGAAAAAGTAGATTTAAACCAATATCAACAGAAATTTCACGAAGAAGAAAAAAAATACCAGACACTTTGGCAAAGTTATTTTACAAAAACCAATATTAAAGAAAGGAAAAATACAAAATTGCACATTCAGCATGTTCCAAAACGATATTGGAAATATTTGACGGAGAAATGGTAAATGATTTTCATTTAAATTTTAGCTAAATCCAAATTTCATTGCAAAAGAAAAGTCGGACCAAAGCCCGACTTTATTGATATTTTTATAAAATTTTCTCAAAACAGACACTGTTTTCAATTCCTGCATATTGTCCATAATTGGGAATAATAGTGTAGTTGCATTTTTTATAAAGAGCAACAGCTTCTGTTTGCTTCTTACCTGTTTCTAAAACTGTTTTTTCATAACCCAATTCTTTAGTCCAGATTTCCAGTTCTTTTAAAACTGATCCTGCAAAGCCTTTTCCACGATACTCAGGAAGCGTAAACATTCTTTTGACTTCCATTGTGTTTTCGTCAATTGGTTTTATCGCTCCGCAAGCAACAGGTTTTTCATTTCCAAAAATAACGATACAGTTTTTCAGCAGATCAATTTTATTATATTGATCATAAAAAGCATGATCATCACCATCCATTTCGGCTAGATAAGCATCGAGTTTTTGTACTAAACTTTGAAAATTCTGATTCTCGGAAGTAGTTCTGAGGATTTGCATTGTTATTTCTTTTTTGGAATCATAGGAGCTGGTGGATTTGGAGAAGGCGGTGGAGGTGATTGTAAATAACCTTTTTCTTCTAAATCTTTATTAACCAGATCAGTTATATTTTTAGCCCAATCAGCTGTAGCATTTTGTACTTCAGTCATAATATCTGGACTGTTTTTAATAAATTTTTGCCCTAATTCCGATTGATAAAAAGTCAAAAGCCCATCAATTTCCTTTTCTGTGAATTTGTTTTCATAAATACCGATCACTTGGTTAATTAAATTATCAATATTGATTTTAGGTTCTAATGAAGACCAAACAGAATCAGGAATATTTGTATATCTTTTTTTAAAACTTAAGAATACATCTTTTTCAACCTGCTTTGAAAGCTTAAAAGAGGCACTTAAAGAAATCAAAGTTTTGACTTTATCATTTTTAGATTGAGAAAATACTAAAACACTTGAAAAAACAGTAATTAAACAAATTATTTTCTTCATTACATTTTTACTAAAACTTAAAGATTTGCTTAGGTTAAAATTCCTCTCGCAGATTAAGTGGATTAAAAAATCTGCAAAATTCGCTCAATCTGCGAGAGTTTTATATTAAAAAAATCATTCAGACACCGTCACTACAGGCGCATTCTCCAGTTCGGCTTTTCTATGAGCACTCTTTTCTGCTATTGTTTTCTCCATTTTTACCATTACTTTCTTGCTAATCTCTTCACCCCAGATTCGCCCTTTTTCCATACTTTCTTTCATCACATCCGGCATTACTGCAATCATCTTTTTTCCCGTTGGGGTTTTATAGAATTTTATCAGCGCATCCAAATCAGATTCAGAATAATATTTATCGTAGATGGGAATATAAATTCTGGTTAATTCATCTTCATTGGCTTCTTTTTTAAATTCAACCCAAAACTCTTCCGGCAAATCGGTGAATTGTTTCTTATAAATATCAATCATCTTATCGATGGATTGTTTTCCCAATTTATCTATCTCTGTAAGCTTGATAAATTCGTTGATTTTTTTTTCTTTTGAGGTTTGGGCAAACATCATAGAAGCCAAGAGAAATGCGGTTCCAAATAAAATTTTCTTCATCATTTTAAATTAAAAACTCACCACAAACTTTCTATCATTAATCAGCTCTGCAATGGCCAACATATCTTTTCCGATTAATCGGTCATCTTCTAATTTATCTACTTTAGAACGAAGAATCGCAAAGTTTTCTTCAATGATTTTTGAACATTTTGCAGGTCTTCTGAATTCTAAACCTTGTGCTGCAAACATCAATTCAACAGCTAAAATATTTACAAGATTTCCTAAAACCTGATTGAATTTTCTACCTGAAATACTTCCCATCGAAACATGATCTTCCTGACCTAAACTTGTCGGGATAGAATCCGCCGAAGCCGGGAAACAAAGCGTTTTATTCTCAGTAACCAACGCTGCAGAAGTATATTGCGGGATCATAAATCCTGAATTCAAACCTGAGCTTTCAGTCAATAATCTTGGTAAACCGTATTTCCCTTCTAACAATAAATAACTTCTTCTGTCTGAAATATTTCCTAACTCTGCAACAGCTAAAGTTGCATAATCTAAAGGCATTGCCATCAGTTGTCCGTGGAAATTTCCTCCTGAAATAGATTCTTCAGCGCTTAAAACGATCGGATTATCGGTTACAGAATTCAATTCCGTTTCGGCCATCATTTTAAGATGTTCAAAAGCATTTCTACTCGCTCCGTGAACCTGAGGAACACATCTCATAGAATAAGGATCCTGTACTCTTTCACACTCTTCGTGAGCTTTTAAGTTTTCAGAATTCTTTAAAAATTTCAGCATTCTTGCCGCCACTTTTTTGCTTCCTTCAAACGGTCTGATGTCATGAAGTTCTTTTTTAAATGGGCTTGCCGAACCTCTGTAAGCTTCAAGACTCATTGCAGCAGTCATATCTGCTAAGTCTAATAAATATTCAAATTTTTCTAAACCTTTTATCGCATGAGCCAGAATAAACTGAGTTCCGTTGATTAATCCCAAACCTTCTTTCGGTCCTAAAACCAATGGCTCAAGATTGTTTTTTTCTAAAACATCAGCAGTTTCAAAAATTTCGTTTCCTACCCAAACCTGTCCAAGTCCTAAAAGTGGTAAAACTAAATGTGATAAAGGAGCCAAATCTCCCGAAGCTCCTACAGAACCTTGCTCCGGAACTACAGGAATAATATCCTTTTCAAGCATCAGAATAAATCTTTCAATCACTTCCAGAGAAACTCCCGAAAAACCTTTAGACAACGCATGAACTTTCGCAATCATCATAATTTTTGAAAATTCTTTATCAATCGGTTTCCCTACTCCTACTGCGTGAGAAATAATTAAATTGTACTGAAGCTGAGCTGTTTCATCAGCCGAAATTTTAGTATCACAAAGCGGTCCGAATCCTGTATTGATCCCATAAACACATCGATCTGACTCTACAATCTGTTTTACATTATTCTGAGATTTTAAAATCTGCTCTTTCGCTTCTTTATTTAATGTAGCTTTATTTGGGTCATTACAGATTTCCAAAACATCGTGAAAACTGAAAGTATCTATACCGTATATCATTTCAAAAAATTTGCCTAAAAATACACATTTTGAATCATACTTAAAAAGCCTATTAAAGTAAAATATGGTATCCTTAAATAAGACAATATTCCGATTTACAAAAAACTTCGACATCATTAAAATATTTTATCAAATCATCAATTATTTAGTTATTTTTACCGAAATAATTTAAACTAATATTTATGAAATTTAAAGCTCTATTATTGGCACTTTCATTCACAAGTGCATTCTCATTTGCTCAAGACAAGGTGAAGTATTCTAAGGAAGACATCAAAAAAATGGAAACTTATCTTTTCAATGAAGGATTTCCTGGCCCATCCACAAAAAAAATCTCAACCATCATTTCAAAAGACGGAACTATCAACAAAGGATATTGCGACAATATTGAAACCAAAAAAGGTCAGATTTACGAAATTTCTATAAAAGACAGTGCTACAAAAAAGAAGATAGTTTTCAACGCAGATAATGTGAACGAAATGTACATTTACCCTACGAAATTGGCGAAAATTTTGAAAGTTGGAAAACACATGACTAACTTGAGAAGCTTAAACACTAAAAAACTGAGTAAAAATACGCCTGATGGCCAAATTCAATTTGTAAATCAAACCGTTTCGTTGAAAAACAAAAAAGATGATAAAGAGTTTTTAATGCAATTGATTAATCCTGAATTTAGCGAAATTATTTCTGTTTATAATGATCCGAGAGCAAAAGAAACTTCTGGTATGACGGTAGGATTTGGTATGCAACTTGGTGGTGGACTTGCAAAATCTTATTATGTAAAAAAAGGAGAGAAAATTCTTTGGCTTCACAAAGATGATTTTGAAGACAATTATGATTTCTTATTTGGTGACAATGCAGAATTCATGAAAAAATATCCTAAAAAATCTGTAGAATGGGGCTTTTTCAGCTTTTTGGTCAATGAATATACTGAAATGAGTAACGGATAAAATTTAATCTTAAAATATTTCAAAGCTGTAGAATTTCTGCAGCTTTTTTTGTTGGTTTAAAATACATTGAGAATGCTTAATTTTGTGATATGAATCCGTCTTTAGAATTACAGCTTAAAACTTTACCTTCAGAACCCGGCGTTTATCGATATTATGATAAAAACGAAAATCTGCTGTATGTAGGAAAGGCTAAAAACCTAAAGAAAAGAGTACTTTCTTATTTCAACAAAACGCTTTCCGGATACCGTACCAAAATTATGGTCGGAAAGATTAACCGTCTTGAAACGACCATTGTAAACAGTGAATATGATGCTCTTTTATTGGAAAACAATCTGATTAAAGAACATCAGCCTTTCTACAATGTGATGTTGAAAGATGATAAAACTTATCCGTGGATTTGTATTAAAAATGAAGATTTCCCAAGGATTTTCCTTACAAGAAATAAAATAAAAGACGGTTCGGAATATTTTGGACCTTACGCAAAAGTACGTCCTGCAAAGATTTTATTGGATACAATTAAACATATTTATAAGCTTCGTACCTGCAATTTAAATTTATCTCCGAAAAAAATTGAGGAAGGAAAATACAAAGTCTGTTTGGAGTTCCATATTAAAAACTGTGAAGGACCTTGTGAAGATTTGGAGAGTAAGGAAGATTACGACGAAAAAATCGATGCGATTCGCGGAATTGTAAAAGGAGATTTCCGAAGAGCAAAAGAATATTTAATTAATCAAATGACGAAATATGCGTCTAATCTTCAGTTTGAAAATGCTCAGCTCATTAAAGAAAGATTGGATATTCTTGAGGATTATCAGGTAAAGCATACGGTGGTAAATCCGGATATTGATGATGTAGATGTTTTCGGAATGACGAGTGATGAAACTGCGGCTTATGTTAATTATTTCAAGATCAGGAACGGAAATATTATTCAAAGTTTCACTACAGAAATCAAGAAAATGCTTGAAGAAACCGATGAAGAAATCATGGAAGAAGCGTTAATTGAAATCCGTCAAAAATTTGATTCTGATTCTAAAGAGGTCTTGCTTCCTTTTCACTTAACCGTTGAAATTCCGAACGTAAAGCTGATTGTTCCGAAAGTCGGCGATAAAAAAAGAATCGTTGAACTTTCTGAAAAAAACGCCAAAGAATACAGAATTGAAAAATTAAAACAGGTACAGATTGTTGATCCTGAAAGACATTCTAACAGAATTATGGCAGAAATGCAAAAGCTATTAAGGATGCCTGTAGAACCGAGACATATCGAAGGTTTTGACAACTCAAACATTCAGGGAACCAATCCGGTTTCGGCGTGTGTTGTTTTCAAAAACGGAAAACCGAGTAAGGCTGATTACAGAATTTTTCATCCAAAAACTGTTATTGGTCCCGATGATTTTAAAACAATGGAAGAAGTCATTTTCAGACGCTACAAAAGAATGCTGGAGGAAGGCGAAAGTTTACCCCAATTAATTTTGATCGATGGTGGAAAAGGGCAACTATCTTCTGCAGTAAAAAGCTTAAAATTGCTTGGTCTTTACGGAAAAATTACCATTGTGGGAATTGCCAAAAGACTCGAAGAAATTTTCTTTCCCGAAGATCCTATTCCTTTATATCTCGATAAAAAATCTGAAACTCTTAAGATTTTACAACAAGTACGTGATGAAGCCCACCGTTTTGGCGTAAAACATCACCGAACAAGACGTACCAATTCTACGATAAAATCTGAGCTTGAGGAAATTCCGGGGGTTGGTGAAAAAACGATTGAACTGCTTTTATCTAAATTAAAATCAGTAAAAAGAATAAAAGATGCCAACTTTGAAACTTTAGAAGAAATTTTAGGAAAATCTAAAGCGAAAGTAATCTGGGAATTTTTCAACGCTGAATAAAACAAAAAATCTCTTATCAATGATAAGAGATTTTCAATTTATTGTTAAAGAAAAGTTCTAAACTCCTCCCATTACATACATGTTTTCCATTGTAGGAATTGTGCTTCCGCCTTCTTTTTCTAAAGTAATGGCAAAAGCCTGCGCATTCGGAATATTGGCTAAAGCTATTTTAGCATCTTTTTCGTCGGTGTACATTCCTGCGCTCACTGGTTTTCCGTCTGCAATTGCCCAAAGTTGGTACTGCATTCCTTCAGGAGCTTTTGGCAAACTATTCGCCGTTAAATAAACATCTTTGGAAGTTTTATCCCAATATACAACAGCGTTGGATTCTGGATGTTTTTCAACGCCCGCCAAAACAATTTTAAGCATATTTGGGTTTGAAGTTATCTTCAATTTTTGCTCAAGATTTTGCATCGCAAGGTGTTGAGATTGTTTATCAGATTTTAGATCTGCTAATTCTTTTTTAATCTCATTTTGGCTATTCATCCAAAACAAATTACCTCCAATACTTACTAAAAATAAAACAGATGCAGCCACCGCAAAGGTTTTCCAGCTGTTGTTTTTTTCTACTTTTATTTCCTGCGTTACCTGTTGAGTTTCCATTTTTGGTTCAACATTATTAATAGGAATTACAGGTTTCTCTTCTACAACTTCTTGTTCAAGTTGAATTTTATCCCAGATTTTTGCTTTTAAATCAGTGGGTGGTGTCATTGCCTGTGCAGTTGCAAGCAATTCAAAAGTTTTCTGCGCTTCTTCGTACGCAGCTTTTACTTCAGCATTATTCTTCATCACACACTCCAAAATACCCGCTTCCTCGGGAGAAGCAAGACCTAGAATGTAAGATTCTAGAATTCCGGATGATATGTATTCTTTACTATCCAATTTATTGATAATCTTTTAACAAGTCTTTTAATTTAATCAATGCATTTCGCATTTTGGTCTTTACAGTGCCTAAAGGCATATTCAGTTTTTCTGATATTTCACTCTGCGTAAATCCTTGATAATAGGCAAGATCAATGAGTTCCTGCTTATCAGATTCCAAACTTTCAAGCACTTTATTAAACCCAATAAAATCTGAATTATTGGTGGTTGTAAGTTCCGCATTCTCATATACGAAATCTGGTAAAGGTTGGTTTTTAAGTTGCTTTTGAAAGCTTTTAGATTTAAGATAATCAATTGCTGTGTTTCTTGCAATATTAATCATCCAAGTATAAAATCTACCTTTCGTAGAGTCATATTGATGGATAGAATTCCAGACTTTCACAAAAACATCCTGAATAATCTCTTCTGTATATTCTTTAGACTGAACAATTCTGAGGATCACACCATACAACGCACC encodes the following:
- a CDS encoding GNAT family N-acetyltransferase — encoded protein: MQILRTTSENQNFQSLVQKLDAYLAEMDGDDHAFYDQYNKIDLLKNCIVIFGNEKPVACGAIKPIDENTMEVKRMFTLPEYRGKGFAGSVLKELEIWTKELGYEKTVLETGKKQTEAVALYKKCNYTIIPNYGQYAGIENSVCFEKIL
- a CDS encoding TIGR03915 family putative DNA repair protein gives rise to the protein MTTLLYDGSFDGLFTAIFEVFEYRYQDVEICSKENFLQENMFAEIHEVTTQQEKSERVLNKLEQNIGKSGIHQLLQIFLSEDQEMENLILSAVKQSIKHPEENILQNFADNDILKISKICKSVSRERHRMTAFVRFEKLQDDIYFAKIDPDFNVLPLIRKHFKDRYADQKWMIYDLRRHYGLLYDLENCEFFYPNEKVDLNQYQQKFHEEEKKYQTLWQSYFTKTNIKERKNTKLHIQHVPKRYWKYLTEKW
- a CDS encoding DUF2059 domain-containing protein; the encoded protein is MKKILFGTAFLLASMMFAQTSKEKKINEFIKLTEIDKLGKQSIDKMIDIYKKQFTDLPEEFWVEFKKEANEDELTRIYIPIYDKYYSESDLDALIKFYKTPTGKKMIAVMPDVMKESMEKGRIWGEEISKKVMVKMEKTIAEKSAHRKAELENAPVVTVSE
- a CDS encoding DUF2059 domain-containing protein, translated to MKKIICLITVFSSVLVFSQSKNDKVKTLISLSASFKLSKQVEKDVFLSFKKRYTNIPDSVWSSLEPKINIDNLINQVIGIYENKFTEKEIDGLLTFYQSELGQKFIKNSPDIMTEVQNATADWAKNITDLVNKDLEEKGYLQSPPPPSPNPPAPMIPKKK
- the uvrC gene encoding excinuclease ABC subunit UvrC; this encodes MNPSLELQLKTLPSEPGVYRYYDKNENLLYVGKAKNLKKRVLSYFNKTLSGYRTKIMVGKINRLETTIVNSEYDALLLENNLIKEHQPFYNVMLKDDKTYPWICIKNEDFPRIFLTRNKIKDGSEYFGPYAKVRPAKILLDTIKHIYKLRTCNLNLSPKKIEEGKYKVCLEFHIKNCEGPCEDLESKEDYDEKIDAIRGIVKGDFRRAKEYLINQMTKYASNLQFENAQLIKERLDILEDYQVKHTVVNPDIDDVDVFGMTSDETAAYVNYFKIRNGNIIQSFTTEIKKMLEETDEEIMEEALIEIRQKFDSDSKEVLLPFHLTVEIPNVKLIVPKVGDKKRIVELSEKNAKEYRIEKLKQVQIVDPERHSNRIMAEMQKLLRMPVEPRHIEGFDNSNIQGTNPVSACVVFKNGKPSKADYRIFHPKTVIGPDDFKTMEEVIFRRYKRMLEEGESLPQLILIDGGKGQLSSAVKSLKLLGLYGKITIVGIAKRLEEIFFPEDPIPLYLDKKSETLKILQQVRDEAHRFGVKHHRTRRTNSTIKSELEEIPGVGEKTIELLLSKLKSVKRIKDANFETLEEILGKSKAKVIWEFFNAE
- a CDS encoding anti-sigma factor, which translates into the protein MDSKEYISSGILESYILGLASPEEAGILECVMKNNAEVKAAYEEAQKTFELLATAQAMTPPTDLKAKIWDKIQLEQEVVEEKPVIPINNVEPKMETQQVTQEIKVEKNNSWKTFAVAASVLFLVSIGGNLFWMNSQNEIKKELADLKSDKQSQHLAMQNLEQKLKITSNPNMLKIVLAGVEKHPESNAVVYWDKTSKDVYLTANSLPKAPEGMQYQLWAIADGKPVSAGMYTDEKDAKIALANIPNAQAFAITLEKEGGSTIPTMENMYVMGGV
- a CDS encoding RNA polymerase sigma factor; this translates as MYDNYSGALYGVILRIVQSKEYTEEIIQDVFVKVWNSIHQYDSTKGRFYTWMINIARNTAIDYLKSKSFQKQLKNQPLPDFVYENAELTTTNNSDFIGFNKVLESLESDKQELIDLAYYQGFTQSEISEKLNMPLGTVKTKMRNALIKLKDLLKDYQ
- the hutH gene encoding histidine ammonia-lyase, yielding MIYGIDTFSFHDVLEICNDPNKATLNKEAKEQILKSQNNVKQIVESDRCVYGINTGFGPLCDTKISADETAQLQYNLIISHAVGVGKPIDKEFSKIMMIAKVHALSKGFSGVSLEVIERFILMLEKDIIPVVPEQGSVGASGDLAPLSHLVLPLLGLGQVWVGNEIFETADVLEKNNLEPLVLGPKEGLGLINGTQFILAHAIKGLEKFEYLLDLADMTAAMSLEAYRGSASPFKKELHDIRPFEGSKKVAARMLKFLKNSENLKAHEECERVQDPYSMRCVPQVHGASRNAFEHLKMMAETELNSVTDNPIVLSAEESISGGNFHGQLMAMPLDYATLAVAELGNISDRRSYLLLEGKYGLPRLLTESSGLNSGFMIPQYTSAALVTENKTLCFPASADSIPTSLGQEDHVSMGSISGRKFNQVLGNLVNILAVELMFAAQGLEFRRPAKCSKIIEENFAILRSKVDKLEDDRLIGKDMLAIAELINDRKFVVSF